TTCATgctacttttttttttgtccCAACCACCAATAAATATTAATCCCAAATTAGTTGTTCAGCTAACCAGTGAATAGATTGATAATATGAAATCACAGTTGCCCCATCCGTGGAATATTGATGGTGGCCTcaagaattggtaataggtaaaTTGGTTCCTATTCTGTCTTACTGTTTATACACCTGATCAAGGAAATTTGGAATGTTGGCTGGAAGTTTCAGAGAGGGGTGGTTGGTATGTAGATGTGGTGCATCAAATTTAATATCCAACTGTCCCATTTGGAATAAACAGGGATAGCTAACATCCGAACTTTTTCACATATTCATCTAAAGATTTAAGTGCTGCCAGATATTTCATATCCAGACACAAATCCAACACACCTTCGAGTATTACAGTTCAAGTGCTGGTTCTTACATGATAATTGGCTGTAGAAGTTCTTTCATGAGGGTTCAGAAGATGCAAACATTGCATAAGTACTATCGATAGTCGAATAATTTTAACCTGTCGAATAATTTTAACTTGTCTGATTTATAAATATGTAACAGCGACACACTGAAACTGATCATGAGCACACAGATGTTCACAAATTTGCTCATATCCATGTCTTCTCTCTCTTTctatttatttgaattattctttttttctttACCTTCTAATATACTGCATTTTTCTCAGTTCTTTTTTATTAATTACTCGGATGTATCATGGGAATTTCCATACCCAACATTTCGTACCTTCACCGCATTGTTGGTTCACATTGTGTCTCTTTTGAATTCTAACAGTGGGATTTGTacagtttattcttgtttaacATCAGTCAGTTTAGAGTTCATAATATACTTGGTAAcatcaaaaaatttattgttaGGAACATTGATATTGAATTATGCATGAATTTTCCATCTCATTTCTGAATCAACATGCATGGATTGTCAGGAGTTAGATGGACTGGCGGATCCAATGAGGAAGGAAATCTCAGTTGTTCGTAAAAAAATTGATGTAATCAACAAGGAGCTAAAACCACTGGGACAGACTTGCCAAAAGAAGGTGAAAGCAATATCAATCTTTTATCCAGCTCAAAAATACTAATTGGCAAATTTGATATATGAGAACTTATCTAGCATTCTAAGAACAAAGAGGGATCATCAATTTTTTACAGGAGAGAGAGTACAAAGAAGCTCTTGAAGCTGTCAATGAAAAGAACAAAGAAAAAGTACAGCTCATTACAAGATTGATGGAGGTAAGAACAAGCTGAATTTGAGAACTGACTATTTATTATCATTTGGGATTTCAAAAGTTAACATTTAATTGAAGAATGTGGTattcatataaatttttatcaATGATAACGCAGCTGGTAGGTGAAAGTGAGAAGTTGAGGATGACCAAATTGGAAGAGCTGAACAAGAACATAGAAACAATGAACATGGCTTAATTTTAATGTCTGATTAGGTCGCTTAGGTTAATGTCAGCATCTAAGTAGTCTCCTCTGATGTA
The sequence above is a segment of the Primulina tabacum isolate GXHZ01 chromosome 6, ASM2559414v2, whole genome shotgun sequence genome. Coding sequences within it:
- the LOC142548508 gene encoding uncharacterized protein LOC142548508 translates to MQTSRTLENQLSLTQSGSNSGNLSFSGSSAREDEEMSISALSTFRAKEEEIEKRKMEVKEKVQAQLGRIEEETRRLATIREELDGLADPMRKEISVVRKKIDVINKELKPLGQTCQKKEREYKEALEAVNEKNKEKVQLITRLMELVGESEKLRMTKLEELNKNIETMNMA